In the genome of Fulvivirga maritima, one region contains:
- a CDS encoding L-threonylcarbamoyladenylate synthase, producing MAEIGKDIDHAKSLLQSGALVAIPTETVYGLAGNAFNPNAVAHIFEVKQRPAFDPLIAHTHSLEALSGLVTEIPDAAHKLAETCWPGPLTLLLPRKSIIPDLVTSGLDTVAVRIPKQALTLELLRQIEFPLVAPSANPFGYVSPTTAMHVNDQLGSKIDYILDGGACQIGIESTIVGFNEAHQPTIYRLGGTSKESIEKVIGPVNVNDHSSSNPKAPGMLASHYSPGKKIILGSFDELNVYSKDRTTAAITFNQPLPGIANEHSIILAPDGEVTTAAQHLFAALRQLDQPDIEVILAEQAPNHGLGLAINDRLKRAAVK from the coding sequence ATGGCAGAAATAGGAAAAGATATTGATCATGCTAAAAGCCTACTGCAGAGTGGTGCTCTAGTGGCTATCCCTACAGAAACTGTATACGGATTGGCTGGCAATGCCTTTAATCCCAATGCTGTGGCTCATATTTTCGAAGTAAAGCAGCGCCCTGCTTTTGACCCTTTAATCGCTCACACTCATTCTTTAGAAGCACTATCTGGGTTGGTTACTGAAATTCCAGACGCTGCGCATAAGCTCGCAGAAACCTGCTGGCCAGGACCGCTTACCCTCCTGCTGCCTCGCAAGTCTATTATTCCTGATCTGGTCACTTCCGGCCTGGATACCGTAGCGGTTAGAATTCCAAAGCAAGCACTGACTCTTGAACTTCTACGGCAGATAGAGTTTCCTCTGGTAGCGCCCAGTGCCAATCCGTTTGGGTATGTAAGCCCTACCACCGCCATGCACGTAAATGACCAGCTTGGGTCGAAAATTGATTATATACTCGATGGAGGCGCATGTCAAATAGGTATCGAATCTACCATAGTAGGTTTTAACGAAGCACATCAACCTACCATTTACCGGCTAGGCGGAACCAGTAAAGAAAGTATTGAAAAAGTGATTGGTCCGGTCAACGTAAATGATCATTCTTCTTCCAACCCCAAAGCTCCTGGTATGTTAGCTTCTCATTACTCACCAGGAAAAAAGATTATTCTGGGCTCTTTTGATGAGCTTAATGTCTACTCAAAAGACCGAACTACTGCTGCCATCACCTTCAACCAACCATTGCCAGGTATAGCCAATGAGCATTCTATAATATTAGCGCCCGATGGAGAAGTGACTACCGCAGCACAGCACCTTTTCGCTGCCCTGCGCCAACTAGATCAGCCTGATATTGAAGTTATTCTGGCGGAACAAGCACCTAACCACGGCTTAGGTTTAGCTATTAATGACCGACTAAAAAGAGCTGCGGTCAAATAA
- a CDS encoding phosphoglycerate kinase, which translates to MRTIDDINFKGKKALVRVDFNVPLNEKYEITDDTRIKAAVPTIKKILDDGGSAILMSHLGRPKGGPEEKFSLKHLVAELSKRFGTEVKFASDCVGSEAETKAAELKEGEILILENLRFHGEETKGDEAFAKQLSVLGDIYVNDAFGTAHRAHASTSIVAQFFEEKVSGYVMSAELENAEKVLNNPERPFTAIMGGAKISDKILIIEKLLDKVDNLIIGGGMSYTFSKAQGGEIGKSLLEADKMDLALELIEKAKAKGVNLILPVDTVASDDFSNDANTKIVKAGEIDGEWQGLDIGPDTIKLFSDTVAQSKTVLWNGPMGVFEFPTFAVGTEGIAEAVVKATENGGFSLIGGGDSASAINNLGYGDKVSYVSTGGGALLEYMEGKELPGVKALED; encoded by the coding sequence ATGAGAACAATAGACGATATTAATTTTAAAGGAAAAAAAGCCTTAGTAAGAGTGGACTTCAACGTTCCACTGAATGAAAAATATGAAATCACTGATGATACGCGTATAAAAGCAGCAGTACCTACCATCAAAAAAATACTTGATGACGGTGGTTCTGCCATACTTATGTCTCACCTGGGCAGACCAAAAGGAGGCCCTGAAGAGAAGTTCTCATTGAAACATTTAGTGGCAGAACTTTCTAAAAGATTTGGTACTGAAGTAAAATTTGCCTCTGACTGTGTTGGTTCTGAAGCTGAAACTAAAGCAGCAGAACTTAAAGAAGGAGAAATTTTAATATTAGAAAACCTTCGTTTCCACGGTGAAGAAACCAAAGGAGATGAAGCATTTGCTAAGCAATTATCTGTATTAGGAGATATTTATGTAAATGATGCTTTTGGAACTGCTCACCGCGCGCATGCTTCTACTAGTATTGTAGCTCAGTTTTTCGAGGAAAAAGTAAGTGGATATGTAATGTCTGCCGAATTAGAAAATGCTGAAAAAGTATTAAATAATCCTGAAAGACCTTTCACCGCTATTATGGGTGGAGCTAAAATCTCTGATAAGATCCTTATCATTGAAAAACTTCTTGATAAAGTAGATAACCTGATCATCGGTGGAGGCATGTCATATACATTCTCTAAAGCTCAAGGCGGAGAGATCGGTAAATCTTTATTAGAGGCCGATAAAATGGACTTAGCGCTAGAACTAATCGAAAAAGCCAAAGCTAAAGGTGTAAACCTTATTTTACCTGTTGATACTGTTGCTTCTGATGACTTCAGTAACGATGCTAACACTAAAATAGTGAAAGCTGGTGAAATAGATGGAGAATGGCAAGGACTAGACATCGGACCTGATACTATCAAATTATTCTCTGACACAGTAGCTCAATCTAAAACCGTACTTTGGAACGGACCAATGGGTGTGTTTGAATTCCCAACCTTTGCAGTAGGTACTGAAGGCATAGCTGAAGCTGTGGTTAAGGCTACTGAAAACGGTGGATTCTCATTAATTGGCGGTGGTGACTCAGCCTCTGCTATTAACAACCTGGGCTACGGAGACAAAGTATCTTACGTATCTACTGGTGGTGGTGCCCTTCTTGAATATATGGAAGGAAAAGAACTACCTGGCGTAAAAGCTCTGGAAGATTAA
- a CDS encoding DUF4291 domain-containing protein: MKTETYQLYKERIPQQGQHIIASYDDEGIIVYQAFRPSIAAYAVEHQRFGGADYSFERMSWIKPNFLWMMYRAGWATKAGQEKILAIKISHAGFEQILEEATYSSFNGKVYDSHEAWKAALEQTEVRLQWDPDHGPNGEKLERRAIQLGMKGDILKKFNEDFIISIEDVTDFVARQREEIKNHDQLLVPAEQVYKTSAPLAQKLQLD; this comes from the coding sequence ATGAAGACAGAAACATATCAATTATATAAGGAAAGAATACCTCAGCAAGGACAGCATATTATTGCTAGTTATGATGATGAGGGTATTATCGTTTACCAGGCTTTCAGGCCTTCAATAGCGGCTTATGCGGTGGAGCATCAGAGGTTTGGTGGTGCTGATTATAGTTTTGAAAGAATGAGCTGGATAAAGCCCAACTTTTTATGGATGATGTACCGTGCCGGTTGGGCTACTAAGGCCGGTCAAGAAAAAATATTGGCCATAAAAATTAGTCATGCAGGCTTTGAACAGATATTAGAAGAGGCTACTTATTCATCTTTCAATGGAAAGGTTTATGATAGTCACGAAGCATGGAAAGCTGCTTTAGAGCAGACTGAGGTTCGCTTGCAGTGGGATCCTGATCATGGACCAAATGGAGAAAAGCTGGAAAGGCGTGCTATTCAGCTGGGCATGAAAGGGGATATATTAAAGAAGTTTAATGAAGACTTTATTATAAGTATTGAAGATGTAACTGACTTCGTGGCTCGCCAGCGGGAAGAGATCAAAAATCATGATCAGCTGCTTGTGCCGGCAGAGCAGGTATATAAAACATCTGCTCCTTTGGCTCAAAAACTTCAGTTAGATTAG
- a CDS encoding RecQ family ATP-dependent DNA helicase, which produces MKPTLEVLKKYWGYDSFRAVQEEIVDSVLSGHDTLALLPTGGGKSVCFQVPAMIKDGVCIVITPLIALMKDQVEQLKKRGIKAEAIYSGMGKREIDIKLDNCVYGEVKFLYLSPERLQTELFQERVQKMKVGLLAVDESHCISQWGYDFRPAYLHIAEIRELIPEVNVIALTATATPEVKADIQEKLQFKNGKVFQKSFSRSNLSYSVRAVEDKDRKLLEVLRNVRGTAIVYARSRKGTKEIAQFLYKNGISADYYNAGLSHEERVRKQDEWINDKRRVMVATNAFGMGIDKPDVRVVVHMELPQDIESYYQEAGRAGRDEKKAYAVIIHNQSDVEDLEQRIKQQYPSVDFLKKVYQCLANYYKLAVGSGLGQSFNFDIQEFSDMYQLNHMDVYYALKKLEEEELIQFNESFYNPSLIHIAVDNRRLYEFQIANAKYDVFIKVLLRMYGGELFNNFMKISEGQIARLMGINDKEVVKMLRKLAELGVIDYDERKDKPQVFFSTPRKDATNLKLNQKRLKEREDNALAKMRAMINYVQSTNDCRTRLLLEYFGELDYDHCGVCDICVANKNEGGDDAAKQYQEEVIKMLTSEPHTLDELIFKMPPASKDVILEMIREMIDVGDLMYDEQRRLHLSQ; this is translated from the coding sequence ATGAAACCAACTTTGGAGGTGCTAAAGAAATACTGGGGCTATGATAGCTTCAGAGCGGTACAGGAAGAAATTGTTGATTCTGTGCTTTCAGGGCATGATACCCTGGCATTACTGCCTACAGGAGGAGGTAAATCTGTGTGCTTTCAGGTACCCGCCATGATAAAAGATGGTGTGTGTATTGTAATAACGCCACTCATTGCTCTTATGAAAGATCAGGTAGAGCAGCTCAAAAAACGAGGAATTAAGGCTGAGGCTATTTACTCAGGCATGGGTAAGCGGGAGATTGACATCAAGCTGGATAACTGTGTCTATGGCGAAGTGAAATTTTTATACCTGTCACCAGAGCGGTTACAAACGGAGCTTTTTCAAGAGCGCGTGCAAAAAATGAAAGTGGGGCTGTTAGCAGTAGATGAATCACACTGTATTTCTCAGTGGGGCTATGATTTTAGACCTGCCTATCTGCACATAGCTGAAATAAGAGAGCTGATACCCGAGGTAAATGTGATAGCGCTTACTGCTACGGCTACACCCGAAGTGAAAGCTGATATTCAGGAAAAACTTCAGTTTAAAAACGGGAAGGTATTTCAAAAGAGCTTTTCCAGAAGCAATTTGTCATATTCCGTAAGGGCGGTAGAAGATAAGGATCGGAAGCTGCTGGAGGTGCTGAGAAATGTGCGAGGAACAGCTATAGTTTATGCCCGCAGTAGAAAGGGCACCAAGGAGATAGCTCAGTTTCTGTATAAAAATGGCATATCAGCTGATTATTATAATGCAGGCCTTTCTCATGAAGAGCGAGTGAGAAAGCAAGATGAGTGGATCAATGATAAAAGGCGGGTGATGGTGGCTACCAATGCCTTTGGTATGGGTATCGATAAGCCGGATGTTCGTGTGGTGGTGCACATGGAGCTGCCACAAGATATAGAGTCTTACTATCAGGAAGCAGGTAGGGCAGGTAGAGATGAGAAAAAAGCCTATGCGGTAATTATTCATAACCAGTCTGATGTGGAGGATCTGGAGCAAAGAATAAAGCAACAGTATCCATCAGTTGACTTCTTGAAAAAGGTGTATCAATGCCTGGCTAATTATTATAAATTGGCCGTTGGTAGTGGTTTGGGGCAGAGCTTTAATTTCGATATTCAGGAATTTTCTGATATGTATCAGCTCAACCATATGGATGTATACTATGCTCTGAAGAAGCTGGAAGAAGAGGAGCTTATACAATTCAATGAAAGTTTTTATAACCCTTCATTAATTCACATAGCGGTTGATAATAGAAGGCTTTATGAGTTTCAGATAGCCAATGCGAAATATGATGTCTTTATAAAAGTACTTTTGCGCATGTATGGCGGGGAGCTTTTTAATAATTTCATGAAGATTTCTGAAGGGCAGATTGCCAGGTTGATGGGGATTAATGATAAGGAGGTAGTGAAAATGCTGCGGAAGTTGGCTGAACTGGGTGTAATAGATTATGATGAGAGAAAGGATAAGCCACAAGTATTTTTTAGTACTCCTCGTAAAGATGCTACCAACTTAAAGCTAAACCAAAAGCGACTGAAGGAGCGCGAAGATAATGCTCTGGCTAAAATGAGGGCTATGATCAATTATGTACAAAGCACGAATGATTGTAGAACACGGCTGCTGCTAGAATATTTTGGTGAACTGGATTATGATCATTGTGGAGTGTGCGATATTTGTGTTGCCAATAAAAATGAGGGAGGAGATGATGCTGCCAAGCAATACCAGGAAGAAGTGATTAAGATGCTAACCAGTGAACCTCACACACTTGATGAGCTGATTTTTAAAATGCCTCCCGCCAGTAAAGATGTAATATTAGAAATGATAAGAGAAATGATAGATGTAGGGGACTTGATGTACGATGAACAGAGGAGGTTACATTTATCACAATAA
- a CDS encoding substrate-binding periplasmic protein: protein MSTLIVLVCTSVYAQYRGDTWKQVQASGGGTISLAYVETPGFVYKDQSGQLTGICIDIMNDFVEYVEKTKGVSLSTKFVGDGTSFSGMFDKVKASSGGVFGLGNITITDARKKILKFSPPFITNNAILITQSGVPTLSNLSNIGSTFAGLTAYAAKGTLNEQRLLAIKKNYFPAMKIAYVSSSLEAEDKVLADPKSFSYLDLAFYLDALAQGKPLKRHPVGDKSSERFGFIMPKNSDWGPLMEEFFAANGGYTNSVSYKKILTKHLGDTGVKLLAAVQ from the coding sequence TTGTCAACCTTAATTGTTTTAGTGTGTACCTCGGTCTATGCGCAGTACCGGGGAGATACCTGGAAACAGGTACAAGCTTCTGGAGGAGGGACTATTTCTCTCGCTTATGTGGAAACTCCGGGATTTGTCTATAAAGATCAGTCTGGTCAATTAACAGGCATCTGTATAGATATTATGAATGACTTTGTTGAATATGTTGAAAAAACTAAAGGCGTATCATTGTCTACCAAGTTTGTGGGAGATGGCACCAGTTTTAGTGGCATGTTTGATAAGGTGAAAGCCAGTAGTGGAGGTGTTTTTGGTTTGGGTAATATAACTATTACAGATGCCAGAAAGAAAATTTTAAAATTCAGTCCTCCATTTATCACTAATAATGCTATTCTCATTACTCAGTCAGGTGTGCCTACACTGAGTAACTTAAGCAATATTGGTAGCACCTTTGCAGGATTAACTGCTTACGCCGCCAAAGGAACGCTTAATGAGCAAAGATTATTGGCTATAAAGAAAAACTATTTTCCTGCCATGAAAATAGCCTATGTGTCATCTAGCCTCGAAGCTGAGGATAAAGTTTTGGCAGATCCCAAATCTTTTTCGTATCTTGATCTGGCATTCTATCTGGATGCACTAGCCCAGGGTAAACCTTTAAAGAGACACCCTGTTGGAGATAAGTCTTCAGAAAGATTTGGCTTTATTATGCCAAAGAATAGTGACTGGGGACCTTTAATGGAAGAGTTTTTCGCAGCTAACGGTGGTTATACTAATAGTGTTTCCTATAAAAAGATTCTCACAAAACATTTAGGAGATACCGGGGTTAAACTTTTAGCCGCAGTGCAATAA
- a CDS encoding enoyl-CoA hydratase/isomerase family protein, with amino-acid sequence MQFVKYDIEDKIGYITLNRPEKRNALSYEVVSELKEAFSRASADDEVKVIVLAAEGKAFCAGADLAYIQQLQSNTFEENLEDSNHLKELFYQIYTLNKVVIAQVQGHAIAGGCGLATVCDFVFTVPEAKFGYTEVRIGFIPAIVKVFLLRKIGEMKSKQLLLTGELITASDASNYGLINKIVNLKQLKIEVRNFAEMLIKNNSGQSMAFTKQMIAKVQEMSLEQALDYAAEKNAEARATDDCKKGISSFLNKEPINW; translated from the coding sequence ATGCAATTTGTAAAATATGATATTGAAGATAAAATAGGGTATATCACTTTAAATAGGCCTGAAAAGAGGAATGCCCTCAGCTATGAGGTGGTGTCTGAGTTAAAAGAGGCCTTTAGTAGAGCTTCTGCTGATGACGAGGTGAAGGTAATTGTGCTAGCCGCTGAAGGCAAAGCATTTTGCGCTGGCGCAGACTTGGCTTATATACAACAGTTGCAGAGTAATACCTTTGAAGAAAATCTGGAAGATTCAAATCATTTGAAAGAGCTCTTTTATCAGATTTATACGCTCAATAAAGTAGTAATAGCACAAGTTCAGGGGCATGCTATTGCTGGTGGCTGTGGTTTAGCTACGGTATGTGATTTTGTATTTACAGTGCCTGAAGCAAAATTCGGGTATACTGAGGTGAGAATCGGTTTTATTCCGGCCATAGTTAAGGTTTTTCTGCTTAGAAAGATAGGGGAGATGAAAAGTAAACAGCTTCTGCTAACAGGAGAGTTGATTACGGCGTCAGATGCAAGTAATTATGGATTAATTAATAAAATTGTCAATCTGAAGCAATTGAAAATTGAAGTGAGGAATTTTGCCGAAATGTTAATAAAAAATAATAGTGGTCAATCTATGGCTTTTACTAAGCAAATGATAGCCAAAGTGCAGGAAATGTCTTTGGAGCAGGCTTTAGACTATGCCGCTGAAAAAAATGCAGAAGCCAGAGCCACTGATGATTGCAAAAAAGGTATTAGTTCATTCTTAAATAAGGAGCCTATTAATTGGTGA
- a CDS encoding ComEC/Rec2 family competence protein, translating to MLQWIPYAFVRIAISFIAGILMALNYPFLPRREAVIIAVLFCLGYLILFILLRKKLFYFHYWLAVAGFGAIFSLGYLCVLWHNQSLDKDHLLNASGEVEYYTVLINKPPVEKENTFQYETELMQYQAAGIWNTAKARMYLYLRKDTLFHYGDQLLIKGSPNEVEAPKNPHEFDYKQFLSYKNIYHQSFVRAGEYLLLGQEANSFFKWSYELRQWAAHQLERNITGQRELGIVKALVLGLKDDLDDEVQKAYAASGAMHVLAVSGLHVGIIYMIITVAFGGLKQVKYGSWLLALISLLMLWAYAMLTGFSASVLRATTMFSAIVIAKATGRQTNIYNTLAVSAFMLLLFDPYLIMSVGFQLSYLAVLGIVYVQPKLYGLYVFDSKAADWAWSLTTVSVAAQLATFPLGLFYFHQFPTYFFLSNIIVIPGAFLVLFGGLGVIFIGVWEAGAHYLGLVVEGIVWIINTILFYFKELPFSQITEIHLTASEMGLIIAAIVSFLLLFQLKSIRWAYTSLILASLFSLVRLWGMVESAESKVVFYYIQGQSVIDFFSNHHLVAYESDSTSAAAGFHVEGNRLSKHVTSKVTCADYNGYRKQHGIEFIVWKEKLFVILSDSIPDQLKFLEPVSADVLVVSKGFQKSLTWMNDNFDYDQLIIDSSVNHWKQQNMQKEAQQLQIECRPVDSGAIIIDI from the coding sequence ATGCTTCAGTGGATACCTTATGCTTTTGTAAGAATAGCTATTAGTTTTATAGCGGGTATCTTGATGGCCTTGAACTATCCTTTTCTACCAAGGCGAGAGGCGGTAATCATAGCTGTACTTTTCTGTTTAGGCTATTTAATCCTTTTTATTCTTTTAAGGAAGAAGCTATTTTACTTTCATTATTGGCTGGCGGTTGCTGGGTTTGGTGCCATTTTTTCTTTAGGGTATTTATGTGTTTTATGGCATAATCAGTCTTTAGATAAAGATCATTTGCTAAATGCTAGCGGTGAGGTGGAATACTACACTGTTCTTATTAATAAACCTCCGGTTGAAAAAGAGAACACCTTTCAATACGAAACGGAGCTGATGCAATATCAGGCCGCAGGCATTTGGAATACAGCAAAGGCCAGAATGTATCTTTATTTAAGGAAAGATACGCTGTTTCATTATGGAGATCAGCTTTTGATAAAAGGCAGTCCAAATGAAGTGGAGGCGCCTAAAAATCCGCATGAGTTTGATTATAAGCAGTTTCTGAGTTATAAGAATATTTACCACCAGAGTTTTGTAAGGGCAGGAGAGTATTTGCTGTTGGGGCAGGAGGCGAATTCATTTTTCAAATGGTCTTATGAGTTAAGACAGTGGGCAGCTCATCAGCTGGAAAGAAATATTACAGGCCAGCGAGAGTTAGGTATTGTAAAAGCGCTGGTGCTAGGGCTTAAAGATGACTTAGATGATGAAGTGCAAAAAGCATATGCTGCCTCGGGAGCTATGCACGTGCTGGCAGTATCTGGGTTACATGTAGGCATAATATACATGATTATTACAGTAGCTTTTGGTGGGCTGAAACAGGTGAAGTATGGCTCCTGGCTGTTAGCGCTAATCTCATTGCTGATGCTTTGGGCTTATGCCATGCTTACGGGGTTCTCTGCTTCAGTTTTGCGAGCTACTACTATGTTCTCGGCTATCGTTATTGCTAAGGCTACTGGCAGACAAACTAATATTTATAACACCTTGGCTGTATCCGCCTTTATGCTCCTGCTTTTTGATCCATATCTGATTATGTCAGTAGGTTTTCAGCTGTCTTACCTGGCTGTGCTAGGGATTGTGTACGTACAGCCTAAACTTTATGGGCTTTATGTTTTTGATAGTAAGGCAGCAGATTGGGCATGGAGTCTAACGACAGTGTCTGTAGCTGCTCAACTGGCAACCTTTCCTTTGGGGCTTTTTTATTTTCATCAGTTCCCGACCTACTTTTTCTTGTCAAATATTATTGTAATTCCAGGGGCGTTTTTGGTGCTGTTCGGAGGTTTGGGAGTTATTTTTATTGGCGTATGGGAAGCTGGAGCGCATTATTTAGGCTTGGTAGTAGAGGGGATTGTCTGGATTATTAATACTATTTTATTTTACTTTAAAGAATTGCCTTTTTCTCAAATTACTGAAATACATTTAACTGCTTCAGAAATGGGACTCATCATTGCTGCTATTGTGTCCTTTTTGTTGTTATTTCAATTGAAAAGTATTCGTTGGGCTTATACGTCTCTTATATTGGCTTCACTGTTTAGTTTGGTTAGACTATGGGGAATGGTGGAAAGCGCAGAAAGTAAGGTGGTCTTTTATTATATACAAGGGCAAAGCGTAATTGATTTTTTCTCTAATCATCATTTAGTTGCCTATGAATCTGACTCCACTAGCGCTGCAGCAGGCTTTCATGTGGAAGGGAATCGGTTAAGCAAGCATGTCACCTCCAAAGTAACTTGTGCTGATTATAACGGTTACAGAAAGCAGCACGGAATAGAGTTTATTGTATGGAAAGAAAAGCTCTTCGTTATTCTTTCAGATTCCATTCCGGATCAACTGAAGTTTCTGGAGCCTGTCTCCGCAGATGTGCTGGTGGTTAGCAAAGGCTTTCAAAAATCTCTTACCTGGATGAATGATAATTTTGACTATGATCAACTGATTATTGATAGCTCTGTTAATCATTGGAAGCAGCAAAATATGCAAAAAGAAGCACAGCAATTACAAATAGAATGTAGGCCTGTAGATTCCGGTGCTATTATTATAGATATTTAA
- a CDS encoding GNAT family N-acetyltransferase: protein MLKAELVKDKEVLQKVYEIRREVFIEEQNVPEEEEYDEYEEVSYHFVAWDDLEPCGAARWRETKDGVKLERFAVREPYRGKGVGSLLVKTVLEHIASLPETEGKKLYLNAQISAMPLYAKFDFKPEGERFMECDIEHQQMVK from the coding sequence ATGCTAAAGGCGGAGCTGGTCAAAGATAAAGAAGTACTCCAAAAGGTATATGAGATAAGGCGAGAAGTGTTCATAGAGGAGCAAAATGTGCCTGAAGAAGAGGAATATGATGAATACGAAGAAGTCAGTTATCACTTCGTGGCCTGGGATGATCTGGAACCTTGTGGAGCTGCCAGATGGCGAGAAACAAAGGATGGGGTGAAGCTTGAACGCTTTGCGGTAAGAGAGCCCTATAGAGGAAAAGGAGTAGGTAGCCTTTTGGTGAAAACCGTACTGGAGCATATTGCTTCATTACCAGAAACAGAAGGAAAGAAACTTTATCTCAATGCTCAGATTTCTGCTATGCCTCTTTATGCTAAATTTGATTTTAAGCCCGAAGGCGAGCGTTTTATGGAATGCGATATCGAACACCAGCAAATGGTGAAATGA
- a CDS encoding PhoH family protein, with translation MVEKVITLENISLIDFLGVQNRNISEVASAFPKSKIVSRGNEIRIKGSTTEILKINDILNSLIAHYHKYGKVTEENVQNYLTKEAEDKLPDEDEVLIYGTRGFVIKPKTINQQKLVYAVRNNDLVFALGPAGTGKTYISVALAVKALKNKEVKKIIITRPAVEAGETLGFLPGDLKEKLDPYLRPIYDALFDMVPSEKLKYYMENNVIEIAPLAYMRGRTLNNAFILLDEAQNTTPMQIKMFLTRMGPNSKVIITGDSSQIDLPKKQKSGLIESVRILKDVNGIGFVELTGKDVVRHKIVKSIISAYDDYEKKEEDAKGGAGQR, from the coding sequence TTGGTAGAAAAAGTCATTACGCTGGAAAACATCTCCCTCATTGATTTCCTGGGAGTGCAAAACAGAAACATATCAGAAGTAGCTTCAGCTTTTCCAAAAAGCAAGATTGTTTCGAGAGGCAATGAGATAAGAATAAAAGGTAGTACTACCGAAATTCTTAAGATCAACGATATCCTCAACTCACTCATCGCACATTATCATAAGTATGGCAAGGTAACGGAAGAGAATGTTCAAAATTACCTTACTAAAGAGGCAGAAGATAAGCTGCCTGATGAGGATGAGGTATTGATATACGGTACCAGAGGTTTTGTTATAAAGCCGAAAACCATAAATCAGCAGAAGCTGGTATATGCGGTGAGAAATAACGACCTGGTATTTGCTTTAGGGCCTGCCGGTACAGGTAAAACCTATATATCTGTAGCCTTGGCGGTGAAAGCCCTGAAAAATAAGGAGGTAAAGAAAATCATCATTACCAGGCCTGCTGTGGAAGCCGGAGAAACACTCGGTTTCTTACCCGGTGACCTGAAGGAAAAATTAGATCCATACTTGAGGCCTATTTATGATGCCTTGTTTGATATGGTGCCTTCTGAGAAGCTAAAGTATTACATGGAAAATAATGTGATAGAAATAGCTCCTTTGGCTTATATGCGTGGTAGAACCTTGAATAATGCCTTTATCTTATTAGATGAAGCGCAGAATACCACTCCTATGCAAATTAAAATGTTCCTGACCAGAATGGGGCCTAACTCTAAGGTGATCATCACAGGGGATAGCTCTCAGATAGATTTGCCTAAAAAGCAAAAATCTGGACTGATAGAGTCAGTGAGGATATTGAAAGATGTGAATGGAATAGGCTTTGTAGAGCTCACCGGTAAAGATGTGGTGAGACACAAAATAGTGAAGAGCATTATTTCAGCTTATGATGATTACGAAAAGAAAGAAGAAGATGCTAAAGGCGGAGCTGGTCAAAGATAA
- a CDS encoding SAM hydrolase/SAM-dependent halogenase family protein, which yields MAIITFLSDFGESDHYVSAVKAKILSSNSGINIVDISHQINTCDIAHAAYVLKAVFQDFPKGTIHIVAVNSIGQSGDKYIAAELEGHYFITTDNGLLGLISDQEPREQVDLNTADLQTTFPAKQVFAPAAAKLAGGSKLQSLGTPLTRIKRMLGRHLKANKRQISGNIIRVDHYGNLITNIDKTTFDILSKEKKFTIHFSRETVNRVNNSLNQVEAGDVFSIFNDQGLLEIGINQGIASELLGLGYDSPVTINFEE from the coding sequence ATGGCCATAATCACCTTTTTGTCTGACTTCGGGGAAAGTGATCACTATGTGTCAGCCGTTAAAGCGAAAATATTATCTTCTAATTCAGGGATCAATATAGTAGACATCAGTCACCAGATTAACACTTGTGACATAGCCCATGCTGCCTATGTGCTCAAAGCCGTATTTCAGGATTTCCCCAAAGGCACCATTCACATTGTAGCTGTAAATTCTATAGGCCAATCAGGAGATAAATATATTGCTGCGGAGCTGGAAGGTCATTATTTCATTACTACAGACAATGGCTTACTAGGCCTTATCAGTGATCAGGAACCTCGTGAGCAGGTAGATCTTAATACTGCTGACCTACAGACCACCTTCCCCGCTAAGCAGGTGTTTGCTCCTGCTGCCGCCAAACTGGCCGGAGGTAGCAAGCTACAGAGCCTGGGCACTCCGCTCACTCGCATTAAAAGAATGCTGGGCAGGCACCTTAAAGCCAATAAGAGGCAGATTAGCGGAAATATCATCAGGGTAGATCATTATGGTAATCTGATTACTAATATTGACAAAACCACTTTTGATATACTTAGTAAAGAGAAAAAATTCACCATACATTTTAGCAGAGAGACTGTAAACAGAGTAAACAACAGCCTCAATCAGGTAGAAGCGGGAGATGTGTTTTCCATTTTCAATGATCAGGGCTTGCTAGAGATAGGCATTAACCAGGGCATAGCCTCAGAACTGCTGGGCCTTGGCTATGATAGCCCCGTGACTATTAACTTTGAAGAATAA